From Variimorphobacter saccharofermentans, one genomic window encodes:
- a CDS encoding CPBP family intramembrane glutamic endopeptidase: MNKRDKIALAIFVFVTLTAGIFGYMLDQVLTDQPEGNSLGMGLWLVLPLLTGIVLRIINKDLKEIGARTNLRNNIKWYGVAVLVYPFIMLISIIIAKAGGGLTIGKFESGALFALMLTTFFGSCIKNIFEEFAWRGCLVPYLEKTKMNDWLLYFTSGLVWGMWHITYYMFFLPDEYFTETSRPMMVVIGIVLMIFWSPLFVELRRLTNSVWPCVILHAMEDAVPTLLFVTTDVFRIKKSLSVMIDPISGFVTTAILLLIGLSLRKYRIKKNYVTGAG; encoded by the coding sequence GAGATAAAATTGCGTTAGCCATATTTGTATTTGTGACTTTAACGGCCGGGATTTTTGGATATATGTTGGATCAGGTACTTACAGATCAGCCGGAAGGCAATTCATTGGGTATGGGGTTATGGCTGGTACTTCCGTTATTAACAGGTATTGTGCTACGAATCATTAACAAGGATTTAAAAGAGATAGGTGCCAGAACTAATCTTAGGAATAATATAAAATGGTATGGCGTTGCTGTTCTTGTATACCCTTTCATCATGTTGATTAGTATCATTATAGCGAAAGCTGGCGGTGGATTAACCATAGGAAAATTTGAATCAGGAGCATTATTTGCATTAATGCTTACCACATTTTTCGGAAGCTGTATCAAGAATATATTCGAAGAATTTGCCTGGAGGGGATGTCTTGTTCCATACCTGGAAAAAACAAAGATGAACGATTGGCTTTTGTACTTTACCAGCGGACTGGTTTGGGGGATGTGGCATATTACATACTATATGTTCTTCTTGCCGGATGAATATTTTACAGAGACCAGCAGACCAATGATGGTAGTAATAGGAATTGTATTGATGATTTTCTGGTCGCCTCTGTTCGTAGAATTACGAAGGCTTACTAATTCCGTATGGCCCTGTGTTATCTTGCATGCAATGGAAGATGCAGTACCTACTTTGCTGTTTGTAACAACTGATGTGTTTCGAATTAAGAAAAGCTTATCTGTTATGATTGATCCCATATCTGGTTTTGTAACAACTGCGATATTGCTTCTTATTGGATTGAGCTTAAGAAAATATCGAATAAAGAAAAATTATGTTACCGGTGCTGGATGA
- a CDS encoding PPC domain-containing protein: MKKIKLKIFSLLLVFSFIFINNNGIIVNATQITNQKNISQYNLSLKAITSIAEDPYESNNNISEAYPYSKTKVLSGNSFIEGYRNSNIHVLGDVDFFYITLTAGVTYDVVLKNIYGEDRHIYLWRDNGNGTWTRWKKSNQVPGQPEHYRFTPSVSGIYYIEISGGDPYSLYYFFAVERKGTINTNLWP, translated from the coding sequence ATGAAGAAAATAAAACTAAAAATATTTTCATTGCTTTTGGTTTTTTCATTTATTTTTATTAATAATAATGGGATTATTGTTAATGCGACGCAAATAACTAATCAAAAGAATATTTCTCAATATAATTTATCTTTAAAAGCAATTACAAGCATAGCTGAGGATCCATATGAATCTAATAATAATATTAGTGAAGCTTATCCTTACTCAAAAACAAAAGTTTTGAGTGGTAATTCATTTATCGAAGGATATAGAAATTCCAATATACATGTGTTAGGTGATGTGGACTTTTTCTACATAACATTAACAGCAGGTGTAACATATGATGTTGTTCTAAAGAATATATACGGTGAAGATAGACATATTTATTTGTGGAGGGATAATGGTAATGGAACATGGACTAGATGGAAAAAGTCTAATCAGGTTCCAGGACAACCGGAACACTATAGATTTACACCATCAGTAAGTGGAATTTATTATATTGAAATTTCGGGAGGAGATCCCTATAGTCTATATTATTTCTTTGCCGTTGAGCGAAAGGGAACTATAAATACTAATCTCTGGCCATAA
- a CDS encoding arsenate reductase family protein yields the protein MNIQIFGTNKCFDTKKGMRYFKERNIKFQFIDLKEKGMSKGEYQSVKQAVGGLEAMINPDCKDKDTLALIQYMSDEDKEEKLLENQQLLRTPIVRNGRQATVGYCPDIWKAWN from the coding sequence ATGAACATACAGATATTTGGAACCAATAAATGCTTTGATACCAAGAAAGGAATGCGTTATTTTAAAGAGCGAAATATTAAGTTCCAGTTCATCGATCTGAAAGAAAAGGGAATGAGCAAAGGAGAGTATCAAAGTGTAAAGCAGGCAGTGGGCGGACTGGAGGCCATGATAAATCCTGATTGTAAGGATAAGGATACGCTGGCGTTAATTCAATATATGTCAGACGAGGATAAGGAAGAGAAGCTGTTAGAAAACCAACAGTTATTAAGAACTCCCATTGTTCGAAATGGCAGGCAGGCAACAGTGGGATACTGCCCGGACATATGGAAGGCTTGGAATTAA
- the bglS gene encoding beta-glucanase: protein MEQCITRWGENEMKRVKLIVLCLMIGCLGTACISKTEEVESSLTASSNMVSEQDRTPQAKTEDKKITDEKVVDETAADQEIAEEKVEDKVEEKAEDKSIEAASDVDVKSKTEEQYNIVFHLDMDNHDAERMQKADGWSNGSIFDCTWRADNITFNDGIMTLRIDTDGENTSPRWSGGEYRTNQFYHYGKYEVRMKPIRNDGVVSSFFVYTGPSDNNPWDEIDIEFVGKDTTKVQFNYFTNGVGGHEFIYDLGFDASEEFHEYGFEWQENSITWYVDGVAVHTADKDIPSTPGKIMMNVWPGIGVDQWLKPFDGKVPLEAQYDWIQFSD from the coding sequence ATGGAGCAGTGCATTACAAGATGGGGGGAAAATGAAATGAAAAGGGTTAAGCTAATAGTTCTATGTCTAATGATTGGTTGTTTAGGTACAGCATGTATTTCAAAAACAGAAGAGGTAGAAAGCTCACTTACAGCCTCAAGTAATATGGTGTCTGAACAAGATAGAACACCTCAAGCGAAAACAGAGGATAAAAAAATAACAGATGAGAAAGTAGTAGATGAGACAGCTGCTGATCAGGAAATAGCAGAAGAAAAAGTAGAAGATAAAGTAGAAGAAAAAGCAGAAGATAAGTCTATAGAAGCGGCTTCTGATGTGGACGTGAAAAGCAAAACCGAGGAGCAGTATAATATAGTGTTCCATCTGGACATGGATAATCATGATGCAGAGCGCATGCAGAAAGCGGACGGTTGGTCCAATGGGTCCATATTTGACTGTACCTGGCGTGCAGATAATATCACTTTTAATGATGGAATTATGACCTTAAGAATTGATACAGATGGTGAAAATACCTCTCCCAGGTGGTCGGGAGGAGAATATCGAACCAATCAATTTTATCACTATGGAAAATATGAAGTAAGAATGAAGCCAATACGTAATGATGGAGTGGTGTCCTCCTTCTTTGTATACACAGGCCCCAGTGATAATAATCCTTGGGATGAAATTGATATAGAGTTCGTGGGAAAAGACACGACGAAGGTGCAGTTTAATTATTTCACTAACGGAGTGGGTGGTCATGAGTTTATCTATGATCTGGGTTTTGACGCCAGCGAGGAATTCCATGAGTATGGCTTTGAGTGGCAAGAGAATTCGATAACCTGGTATGTGGATGGGGTAGCGGTACATACGGCTGATAAGGATATACCATCGACACCGGGAAAGATTATGATGAATGTGTGGCCGGGAATCGGTGTGGACCAATGGTTGAAACCCTTTGACGGGAAGGTTCCGCTGGAAGCACAGTATGACTGGATCCAATTTTCGGACTAG
- a CDS encoding APH(3') family aminoglycoside O-phosphotransferase: MDILIDLKNYNTKTSVFKRTAVRAIICDGEKYLFICSRYGDVKFPGGGVEKGEQLEEALLREVQEETGYQVDRATIRKYGRVLERRKGEYEDILEMESLYYYCEVKSEIGKRNLDTYEEEYRYEAVWLTLQEAIEMNKKMKDLERCPWVTRETQVMERLREEKIFFNDILPCIPDIMKEMIEGYSFEVESIGCSGAHIYMFENDLVLKVEQKKSSSDEEYQMLQWLQGKLPVPDIKYFHTGGTFNYLLMTRLYGRMACDPDIMSDLEHMARALAKGLKQLWQVDITGCPRIVNLDYQLSKALSRVENNLIDMEQVEPDTFGDNGFSNPMKLYEYLRDNRPEKEKAFVHGDYCLPNVFIENNEVSGYLDIGNSGVGDRWQDIALAVRSMRYNLELIGKEETYPALYQIFFEELGIEPDDKKIRYYILLDELF; this comes from the coding sequence ATGGATATCTTAATAGATTTGAAAAATTACAATACGAAAACTTCCGTATTCAAAAGGACAGCAGTAAGGGCCATCATATGTGACGGTGAAAAATATCTGTTCATATGCAGTAGGTACGGAGACGTCAAATTCCCGGGCGGTGGTGTGGAAAAGGGAGAACAGCTGGAGGAAGCGTTACTTCGTGAGGTTCAGGAAGAAACCGGTTATCAGGTAGATAGGGCAACCATCAGGAAATATGGAAGAGTACTTGAGAGAAGAAAGGGAGAATATGAGGATATTCTTGAAATGGAATCCCTTTATTACTATTGTGAGGTAAAGTCTGAGATAGGAAAGAGAAATCTGGATACCTACGAAGAGGAATATCGTTACGAAGCAGTATGGTTGACCTTGCAGGAAGCAATCGAGATGAATAAGAAAATGAAGGACCTCGAACGCTGTCCGTGGGTGACCAGAGAAACACAAGTAATGGAAAGACTAAGGGAAGAGAAGATCTTCTTTAATGATATTCTTCCATGTATACCGGATATTATGAAGGAAATGATAGAAGGATATTCCTTTGAAGTAGAATCCATCGGTTGTTCAGGAGCACATATCTATATGTTTGAGAATGATCTGGTACTGAAGGTGGAACAGAAAAAAAGCTCCTCCGATGAGGAATATCAGATGCTACAATGGCTTCAGGGCAAGCTCCCGGTACCGGACATCAAATACTTCCACACGGGCGGAACGTTCAACTATCTTTTGATGACACGGCTTTATGGAAGGATGGCCTGCGATCCGGACATTATGTCTGACCTGGAACATATGGCAAGAGCATTAGCAAAGGGACTGAAGCAGTTGTGGCAGGTAGATATCACTGGTTGTCCAAGGATAGTAAATCTTGATTATCAACTGAGCAAAGCCTTGAGTAGAGTTGAAAATAATCTAATCGACATGGAGCAAGTGGAACCGGATACCTTTGGCGATAATGGCTTTTCAAATCCCATGAAGCTATACGAATATCTAAGAGATAATAGACCGGAAAAAGAGAAGGCATTTGTGCATGGGGATTACTGCCTGCCGAATGTATTCATTGAAAATAATGAGGTGTCTGGCTACTTAGATATTGGTAATAGCGGAGTGGGTGATAGATGGCAGGATATTGCTTTGGCGGTTCGTTCCATGAGATATAATCTTGAGTTAATAGGAAAAGAAGAGACATATCCGGCATTGTATCAGATATTCTTTGAAGAACTGGGAATCGAGCCTGATGATAAGAAAATACGGTACTATATACTATTAGATGAATTGTTTTAA